In the genome of Euleptes europaea isolate rEulEur1 chromosome 4, rEulEur1.hap1, whole genome shotgun sequence, the window CAAGCgttgtggctgagtggggatttgaatccaggcctcCTAAGCCCCATTCCAATATGCtaacctttaaaaaggtaaaggtcccctgtgcaagcaccaggtcattcctgacccatggggtgacgtcacatcctgacgtttcttaggtagactttgttttacggggtggtttgccagtgccttccccagtcatcttccctttacccccagcaagctgggtactcatttgaccaacctcagaaggatggaaggctgagtcaaccttgagccagctccctgaaaccaacttccatcgggatggaactcaggtcgtgagcagagcttggactgcagtactgcagctgaccactctgcactacGTGGTTCATAATATGCTAACCTTTACTGGCTCTGAAataccatctatgtaacattttaaaGAGGTTCTCTCTTAAACCACCAGAGATTTATGAAGTTCTCTAAAATACAGTTCTACGGGGAGTCTGAGAATACGCACTGTAAATCTCAATCTCATTAAAGTTTACAATTGGGATCTCTACCTTAATGGTGCCATCAAACCTCTGTACATCTTAGACATGAAAGAGTTAGTCTTCAACGCCTGCTAATTTCCTAAAAATATTGTCAGCGTAGATGATGTTCTAAATTAAAGGTACAGTGTTGAAGAAGCAACATAGGGTTgatgggagatgtccagctagcacctggaggcgggcaaccctatccatacacATGCGCGTTATACTCCTGATACCCCAGGCATTTACACATAGGTGGGCTCTAAATCCTCATTGAAGTTCACAACGGGCTGAGGTTTGGCAAACAGGTTTGCCCATTGGCGTCCAGAGATGCCCGGCTCGCTGTCTATATCCGTGCTACAGCTGCCACTGGAGGAAGACAGGCTGTGGCGGCAACCTTCACAACCGTGCCTGTGGTGGCAGTGTATCCTGCCCCCAGAGGACGTAGTGGTGGTGCTGCTGGAGTCGAAATCTGGATAAAGATGCCCTGTGTATCTTGCAAAATCCTGTGGCTGGCGATGGAATGCCCTGGGACCGCCGGGAGACAGCAGAGGTGCCGAGTTTCCCACCGGATGCTTGTCTAACAGCCAGCCATTCTCCTCTCTGCTCTTAAACCTCGGCGATGGGAAAGAGCACGGCTGACGCCAAGGACGTCTTTCGGGAGTGTCACCAGCCACAGCCCAAGGAAATTCGCTGACTTTGCGGAGGCTCCTTTGCCTTCCGCCGGCGGTTCTGCTCACAACGCACCAAGCACCAGGGACCACAGAGCCAGGTAGGCAGGTGGGGATTTTCCTCTCCAGCCTTGTCTCGTAAGGACTAAGCCTAGCGAGCGGGTTGGCCTGCATCTCTTGCGGTGGACACCCCCCTGCGCTCCTCTCATGCGCGGTGCTTTGCTCTGGCCCCCTGGCAGAAGTCCGGCCACCGTCTTTGTGATCCACGCTCAGCTCCTGCAAGACTTCTTGAAGCTCGTCCCTGCTTACGTAGCGGACCCCTGGCAGTGGCTTCCGAACCTGGGGTTGTTCCGCTGCCCCCCTCGGTGGGGAGAAGTTCTCCCCCAGTGGCTCTCGGAGGGTGCCTACGCCGAGCGGGGCGGCGTATTGGAAGAGCCAATTGTCATGGTCACTGGGACCATGTGAACGACGGGAAATGTTTCTAGCACCGTTCAACAGTCTACACGTGTCAGTAATATCCAGTGGTACGTTGCGTTGAGCGGTACGCTCCAGGTCACCGACATGGTTGTTTTTATTAGAAGACCCTGAATTTGAGAACATGGGATAATATTGCCATGAATTTCGCTCCTGGCCAGGTAAGGAAAGGTCTGCTGGTGAGTCTTCAGGTGATCTAGAAGAGGGACTGGCTGCAGAGAGATCGTGAGGATAAGGAAAGGCAGAAAGATCTGGGGAATCAGCAGCCTCCTGGTTGTCTTCTGCAGCTACAAGTCTGGTCAGCTTCTCCTTCGTGCTGTTGACTTGTTCCTGTAGGCTCGCGATTGCCGTCTCTTTCTGCATGGAACAAAGCGAGGTGAGCACGGACAGTGTTAATTCCCCCAGAAACCAATTCCAGTACGACATCATGAACAAGGATCGGAATGACCTGGCCTACAGATGAagcggaagtagggttgccagctccgggttgggaaatacct includes:
- the GPR156 gene encoding probable G-protein coupled receptor 156, with the translated sequence MGLRGFLQRRLAGVGCLPPLGRRLLAGDYSQAPNWNSPAFAVSRVRGMEAQSSSDSSCKKSPVSSAALQGAVWVLLTGGILLSFFFLVFTIRFRKNRIVKMSSPNLNVVTLLGSGLTYGSAYLFGIEKQNPLSRPSAEMLVQMRICLLCVGGSLAFGPILGKSWRLYKVFTQRAPDKRVIIKDPQLLLMVGALVGADVALLSAWILLDPVQCLPSLNAELKVTEKGLACVVHRGYFCMSLYSELWLILFLGFKGILLMYGAYLAGLTYGVSCPPVNQSVTLLVGIAVIFLSAEITLAVNRFFHSWHNLVFGATSGGIFVCTTTITCMIFTPQVQQWKAFENQNENLGQVAKYFTSSSKNFHSTVYSEEEICQLLGEKHAMMQLLAEKETAIASLQEQVNSTKEKLTRLVAAEDNQEAADSPDLSAFPYPHDLSAASPSSRSPEDSPADLSLPGQERNSWQYYPMFSNSGSSNKNNHVGDLERTAQRNVPLDITDTCRLLNGARNISRRSHGPSDHDNWLFQYAAPLGVGTLREPLGENFSPPRGAAEQPQVRKPLPGVRYVSRDELQEVLQELSVDHKDGGRTSARGPEQSTAHERSAGGCPPQEMQANPLARLSPYETRLERKIPTCLPGSVVPGAWCVVSRTAGGRQRSLRKVSEFPWAVAGDTPERRPWRQPCSFPSPRFKSREENGWLLDKHPVGNSAPLLSPGGPRAFHRQPQDFARYTGHLYPDFDSSSTTTTSSGGRIHCHHRHGCEGCRHSLSSSSGSCSTDIDSEPGISGRQWANLFAKPQPVVNFNEDLEPTYV